The Longimicrobiales bacterium nucleotide sequence CTGCAGTACCGGCTCATCGCCCCGGTCGAGCCATACCCGGGCTTCGAGTTCTGCCGCAGAGCCGGCGTCTTGACCGGCTGCAGGCGCCGCCAAAGCAACCGTAACCGCTAGGGCCGAAACGAATGCACGCACTTGCTCTCTCCTGTAGGGGTCACCGCCCTTCAATGAGCAACACGTGTGCCAGCCTAAAACTCCGCGTATTCGCTGGACGACCCTGCCTCAGCGTCCCACTGTGGGGACATCGAACAATGGCGCGTAGGACACGCCAAGAAAGCGCCGAAGGGTCGCTTTGATCGCCCCGTTGAGCGCGGCACGATGCCCAGGTAGCTTCCCTTCCTCAATGACAGACCCAAGGGCCTCCGCGGCCACCTCTCGTCCAGATCTTCTTGATCCTGCCACGCTCTCACAGCTGGGGGGCATCGAGTTCATCGCGCGGGAGGTTGTCGAGGGCTTCCTGATGGGCCTGCACCGCTCTCCGCACCGAGGATTCTCTGCGGAGTTCGCAGAACTCAGGGCCTACCAGGCCGGCGATGACCTGCGGTATATCGACTGGCGTATGTATGGGCGGTCGGACCGTTACTACGTCAAGCAATTCGAGGAAGAAACGAGCCTCCGAGCTCACCTTCTCATAGACGTCAGCCAGTCGATGGGGTGGTCCTCGGAGCCCGGGGTCCTTCCGTCGAAACTGTGGTACGCCAAACACCTCGCGGCATCGCTCGGGCTCATTCTGCTGCGACAGGGTGATTCGGTTGGCATGACTGCGTTTCACGAAGAGGTCGCGGAGCGTGTCCAGGCGCGAGGCGGACGCCGGCAATGGCACGAACTGGCGCGTCGCTTGGGGGCGCTCGAGTCGACGGGTGGCACGTCCGCGGAGGGCGCCCTGCGTGATGTGGCAGTGCGCCTTCGGAGAGCGGGGCTGGTCGTCCTCTTCTCGGACCTTCTGGTCCAGCCGGACGAGACCATCACCGCGCTCAAATTCCTTCGGCACCACGGACACGAAGTGTTGGTGTTCCATCTGATCGATCCGGGCGAGCGGGAACTCCCACCTGCGTCAGAGGCCCGGTTCTACGATCCGGAAACGAACCAAGAGCTTCTGGTGAGCGTGGCCGACATCCGCGCCGACTACCGGGAGGCCGTGAACGAGGCGTTGGCCGAATGGCAACGCAAGTTACGGCCGCACGGAATCGACTACCAGGTGGTGGACACGGACAAGCCGCTCTCTATGGCCCTCCGTGCCTATTTGAGAAAGCGGGAACGCCTCGGATGAAGACCGGCCAGCTCTCCAGGAGGGCCCGATGGGAGCGCTGAGTCCGATGTTCCTCGCGACAGCCGTCGCGATCGGGGTGCCCATCTTCATCCACCTGTTTCAGCGGCACGAAACGCGCAGGGTATCCTTCCCGGCGCTCCGGTACCTAGAACGGACCGAGCGCGAGCACGCTCGCCAGATCAAGCTACGCCAGCTCATTCTCTTGCTCGCACGCGTTGCGGTGTTGCTTCTAGTCGTCGGAGCTGGAGCAAGGCTCTTCTTCAAGGGTCGCGGGACAGCGCATCCGCCCACAGCGGTCGTGATCGTGCTCGACAACTCGATGAGCA carries:
- a CDS encoding DUF58 domain-containing protein; the protein is MTDPRASAATSRPDLLDPATLSQLGGIEFIAREVVEGFLMGLHRSPHRGFSAEFAELRAYQAGDDLRYIDWRMYGRSDRYYVKQFEEETSLRAHLLIDVSQSMGWSSEPGVLPSKLWYAKHLAASLGLILLRQGDSVGMTAFHEEVAERVQARGGRRQWHELARRLGALESTGGTSAEGALRDVAVRLRRAGLVVLFSDLLVQPDETITALKFLRHHGHEVLVFHLIDPGERELPPASEARFYDPETNQELLVSVADIRADYREAVNEALAEWQRKLRPHGIDYQVVDTDKPLSMALRAYLRKRERLG